A genomic window from Sporosarcina sp. Marseille-Q4063 includes:
- a CDS encoding YgcG family protein has translation MIGKIIRPLIVLCLFFTYSSSTAYAADIPKPEGHIYVQDFANLLNAEQKEELVNYGMQLDDATGAQLVVMTVDSLDGEAIEEYSVKVFREYGIGQEGKNNGVLFLVAPNEGALWITTGYGLEGALPDGKVGRIRDQYAFPYMREGKFDLGIMNTYKALFNEIAKEYNWDGEFAPVQVSENYEEESDTGIPFPIIIFIAVVILMMMRRRGGGGGSGGSGGRRGGPIFFPGSFGGGSSGGGFGGGGGFRGGGGGSTGGGGAGGRW, from the coding sequence GTGATTGGCAAAATAATTCGACCTTTGATCGTACTTTGCCTATTTTTTACTTATTCATCATCAACCGCTTATGCAGCTGATATTCCAAAGCCGGAAGGTCATATTTACGTGCAAGATTTCGCGAATTTATTAAATGCGGAGCAGAAAGAAGAACTCGTCAATTACGGGATGCAGCTGGATGATGCGACAGGAGCCCAACTCGTTGTGATGACTGTTGATTCTCTTGATGGCGAAGCGATTGAAGAGTATTCGGTAAAAGTATTCCGAGAATATGGAATCGGGCAAGAGGGGAAAAACAACGGCGTCCTTTTCCTAGTTGCCCCGAATGAAGGCGCGTTGTGGATTACAACAGGTTACGGTTTGGAAGGTGCTTTGCCCGATGGGAAGGTCGGAAGAATTCGCGATCAATATGCATTTCCTTATATGAGAGAAGGAAAATTCGATTTAGGTATCATGAATACGTATAAAGCTCTTTTTAATGAAATTGCGAAAGAATATAATTGGGACGGGGAATTTGCGCCTGTCCAAGTAAGTGAAAACTATGAAGAAGAGTCCGATACAGGTATCCCATTTCCGATAATTATCTTTATTGCCGTTGTCATTTTAATGATGATGAGAAGACGAGGTGGCGGTGGAGGTAGCGGAGGATCTGGTGGACGCAGAGGCGGTCCGATTTTCTTCCCTGGATCATTCGGCGGAGGCAGTTCAGGAGGCGGTTTTGGCGGCGGTGGTGGCTTCCGGGGCGGCGGCGGAGGTTCTACCGGCGGCGGCGGAGCAGGCGGTAGATGGTAA
- a CDS encoding LemA family protein produces the protein MRKVLGPIAIIVVILVLLGVMLVPSYNKFVTLEENVDQSYAQVENQLQRRMDLIPNLVNTVKGFAEHEKEVIGDISDARARLAGAQGPEEQAAANDELSGALSRLLVVVENYPDLKANENFRQLMDELAGTENRIGVARQDYNNEVATFNKRVKRFPGNLTASIFGFDEKEYFKADEAAKEVPKVDFGDDEK, from the coding sequence TTGAGAAAAGTACTAGGACCGATTGCCATAATTGTAGTCATACTTGTACTTCTCGGCGTGATGCTTGTTCCTAGCTATAACAAGTTTGTGACGTTGGAAGAAAATGTAGACCAATCATATGCGCAAGTCGAGAATCAATTGCAAAGAAGAATGGATTTAATCCCGAACTTGGTGAATACCGTAAAAGGATTTGCCGAACATGAGAAAGAAGTTATCGGAGATATTTCAGATGCACGCGCAAGGTTAGCGGGGGCCCAGGGGCCCGAAGAACAAGCGGCGGCGAATGATGAACTATCAGGCGCATTAAGCAGACTTTTGGTTGTTGTAGAAAACTATCCTGATTTAAAAGCGAACGAAAACTTCCGTCAATTAATGGATGAGCTCGCTGGAACTGAAAACCGAATTGGCGTAGCGCGTCAAGATTATAATAATGAAGTGGCTACTTTCAATAAACGAGTCAAACGTTTTCCAGGGAATCTAACGGCATCTATATTTGGGTTTGATGAAAAAGAATACTTTAAAGCGGATGAAGCTGCGAAAGAGGTTCCAAAGGTTGATTTTGGAGATGACGAGAAGTGA
- a CDS encoding C40 family peptidase yields MNSWYCAVPVATVWTSPESAREIDEPGLTNPVQMTKWLEKLPYEQRLDLCDGNRIQTQLLYGEPVKVEETKGEWAKIIAVWQPSRKDERGYPGWVPLAQLKEAEPIHAEGFAKVSVGKAQVWTTDGVPSLVVPLNTMLPYVGAEGEYLRVCTPDGYALVLNRDVECSPSIHQFPKLAPSAAVEKGLEFLDLPYFWGGMSTYGFDCSGFTYNMLKSCGHTIPRDASDQAKSGVEIPLDQPEQWEKGDLLFFANDKGKGNVRHVGFYFGNGLLLHSHSTGKSVEIMKLAGSSLEGDLCGVRRYGKEKTT; encoded by the coding sequence ATGAATTCTTGGTATTGTGCGGTTCCAGTAGCTACGGTTTGGACGTCGCCGGAATCTGCAAGAGAAATTGATGAGCCCGGTTTAACGAATCCCGTTCAAATGACAAAATGGCTTGAGAAACTGCCGTATGAACAACGCCTGGACCTTTGCGACGGAAATCGTATACAGACGCAATTGTTGTACGGTGAACCGGTTAAAGTTGAGGAAACTAAGGGGGAGTGGGCGAAAATCATTGCCGTTTGGCAACCGTCGAGAAAAGATGAGCGTGGATATCCGGGATGGGTGCCGCTTGCTCAGTTGAAAGAAGCGGAACCGATTCATGCTGAGGGCTTTGCGAAAGTTTCTGTTGGAAAAGCGCAAGTATGGACGACAGATGGCGTGCCTTCTTTGGTCGTGCCCCTCAATACGATGCTGCCTTATGTAGGTGCGGAAGGGGAGTATTTACGTGTTTGTACACCAGATGGCTACGCATTAGTCTTGAATCGCGATGTTGAATGTTCACCGTCCATCCATCAATTTCCGAAACTAGCGCCATCCGCAGCAGTTGAAAAAGGACTTGAATTTCTGGATTTGCCGTATTTTTGGGGAGGCATGTCCACATATGGCTTTGATTGTTCTGGATTTACATACAATATGCTCAAGTCTTGCGGGCATACCATTCCTCGTGACGCGAGCGATCAAGCGAAGAGTGGCGTTGAAATTCCATTGGATCAACCAGAACAATGGGAAAAAGGAGATTTACTTTTTTTCGCGAATGATAAGGGAAAAGGGAATGTCCGTCATGTCGGATTTTATTTTGGAAACGGCTTGCTTCTTCATTCCCATTCGACGGGAAAATCGGTTGAAATCATGAAACTTGCAGGTTCAAGCTTAGAAGGTGATCTGTGCGGGGTCCGTAGATACGGTAAGGAGAAAACAACGTGA
- a CDS encoding ABC transporter substrate-binding protein, whose product MLQVLSFQRLEEGMKEEGYTELPKITLTYSTSESHQNIAVALQGAFKEVLGVDAELQNVEGGVFLAEQREFKYHLSRSSFLHDYADSVNALESFITDSPMNRTTWSNAEYD is encoded by the coding sequence TTGCTACAAGTTTTATCATTTCAACGTCTTGAAGAAGGGATGAAAGAAGAAGGCTATACGGAATTGCCGAAAATAACATTGACTTATTCTACAAGCGAGTCGCATCAGAATATTGCGGTAGCGCTTCAAGGTGCTTTCAAAGAAGTGCTTGGTGTCGATGCAGAGTTGCAAAACGTTGAAGGCGGCGTGTTCTTGGCAGAGCAGAGAGAGTTTAAATACCATTTGTCCCGTTCATCTTTCTTGCATGACTATGCAGATTCTGTAAACGCACTTGAAAGCTTCATTACAGATTCACCGATGAACCGTACGACTTGGTCGAATGCTGAATACGATTAA
- a CDS encoding M55 family metallopeptidase, with amino-acid sequence MNIYLSVDMEGVTGLPDHTFVDSAKRNYERSRRIMTEEANAIINSAFENGADKVLVNDSHSKMNNLLVEDIHPDADLLTGDLKPLSMIQSIDATFEGAIFAGYHSRAGQPGVMSHSMIFGVRNMYINDVVIGELGFNAYVAGHFSVPVIMVAGDDGACREAEALIPGIVTAAVKQSISRSAVKTLHPTKAHALLEEKTGEAIAKRHTIQPLVPPENPVLRIEFNNYGQAEWAALMPGCEIEPGTTIVKYKAKDIIEAYRAMLVMIELALQTKFC; translated from the coding sequence GTGAATATTTATTTGTCTGTTGATATGGAAGGAGTTACAGGATTGCCTGATCACACATTCGTCGATTCAGCTAAACGTAATTATGAACGATCACGGCGGATTATGACGGAAGAAGCAAATGCCATAATCAATTCGGCGTTTGAAAATGGTGCTGACAAAGTACTTGTCAATGACAGTCATTCAAAAATGAATAATCTACTTGTTGAAGATATTCATCCAGATGCGGATTTATTAACGGGGGATTTGAAACCGCTTTCGATGATTCAGTCAATAGACGCTACATTTGAAGGAGCAATTTTTGCGGGCTATCATTCGCGTGCAGGACAACCTGGCGTGATGAGCCACTCGATGATTTTCGGGGTTCGGAATATGTATATCAATGATGTTGTCATAGGGGAGCTTGGTTTTAACGCGTATGTTGCAGGTCATTTCAGTGTTCCTGTCATTATGGTCGCTGGAGATGACGGGGCTTGTCGTGAAGCGGAAGCATTGATTCCAGGAATTGTTACAGCGGCAGTAAAACAATCCATATCCAGGTCTGCGGTTAAAACGTTGCATCCGACTAAAGCGCATGCGCTGCTGGAAGAGAAAACGGGAGAGGCGATTGCCAAACGACATACCATACAGCCGCTGGTACCCCCTGAAAATCCGGTACTCCGGATTGAATTTAACAATTACGGGCAAGCGGAATGGGCTGCTTTGATGCCCGGCTGTGAAATTGAACCAGGAACAACGATTGTTAAATATAAAGCAAAAGACATCATTGAAGCATATAGAGCGATGCTCGTCATGATAGAGCTGGCATTGCAGACGAAGTTTTGTTAA
- a CDS encoding ABC transporter ATP-binding protein, with amino-acid sequence MLHINNIEVVYSKNILALKGMSLHVPEGKIVALLGSNGAGKSTTLKAISGLLVGEDGQVTDGTIEYQGKQINNTTPDVIVKNGIFQSMEGRRVFKNLTVEENLIAGAYTRKDRKQLKDDVEKIYVYFPKLKALQHRKSGFLSGGEQQMLAIGRGIMAKPKLLLLDEPSLGIAPLLVEEIFQNIKQINKEEGTSILVVEQNANVALSISDYGYIMENGRVAMQGDVDMLLSNEEVREHYLGIGKEGEKSYKENKVYRRRKRVVW; translated from the coding sequence ATGCTCCATATTAATAATATTGAAGTCGTGTACTCAAAAAATATACTTGCCTTGAAAGGAATGTCGCTTCATGTTCCAGAAGGTAAAATTGTAGCATTGCTCGGCAGTAACGGAGCAGGCAAGTCGACAACTTTAAAAGCAATTTCGGGATTGCTAGTAGGTGAAGACGGCCAAGTTACTGATGGAACAATTGAATACCAGGGTAAACAAATCAATAACACTACCCCGGATGTCATTGTGAAAAATGGAATCTTTCAAAGTATGGAGGGGCGACGTGTATTTAAAAACTTAACTGTTGAGGAAAACTTAATCGCTGGGGCCTATACACGAAAAGATCGAAAACAATTAAAAGATGATGTCGAAAAAATTTACGTTTACTTCCCGAAATTAAAAGCTCTTCAACACCGAAAGTCTGGATTTTTATCCGGTGGGGAACAGCAAATGCTTGCGATAGGTAGAGGAATCATGGCCAAACCCAAGTTATTGTTACTCGATGAACCATCTTTGGGAATCGCACCACTCCTAGTTGAAGAAATTTTTCAGAACATTAAACAGATTAACAAGGAAGAAGGTACTTCTATATTGGTTGTTGAGCAGAACGCGAATGTTGCTTTGTCAATTTCCGACTATGGATACATTATGGAAAATGGTCGAGTTGCGATGCAGGGCGATGTGGATATGCTCTTGTCAAACGAAGAAGTACGCGAACACTATTTAGGGATTGGTAAAGAAGGAGAAAAAAGTTATAAAGAGAACAAAGTGTACAGGCGTCGCAAAAGGGTAGTCTGGTAA
- a CDS encoding ABC transporter substrate-binding protein, protein MKNTKKKIVSLLVGFMMLLVLGACNDDGGDKTSVDGERKVTVGGLFDITGGTGDVGTPYAEGEQAFFKHLKNKGGIEGLNIELVGEDYAYAIPEAQKIYQAFRDKNKASAILGWGTGDTEALRQQVANDKLPFVSASYSENLKDIEESPYNFLAAASYSDQGRAILKWIQDSHKGENPTVALLYNDTAFGRSPIEDIKDYAAEIGIEIVDEQIIDVTATEAQSQLLNMNKKNPEYAIIQETWGATATILRDAKTLNIDTQFIGLNWASGEGVIDIVGADIAEGYIGILSHAFPYEDFPGMADVKAYLDEEGKTLEDIDQKFIQGWAAAKIMVAGIEEAAKLTDGEITGVEIREGLESLKDYDLGGLGANVSFSADNHAGTEQTRLGIVKNGKWEELKGYFSYKE, encoded by the coding sequence TTGAAGAATACTAAGAAAAAAATCGTTAGTTTATTAGTTGGTTTCATGATGTTGCTAGTGCTTGGTGCATGTAATGATGACGGTGGGGACAAGACTTCAGTAGATGGAGAACGGAAAGTTACAGTTGGTGGACTTTTTGATATTACTGGTGGGACCGGCGATGTGGGAACACCATACGCTGAAGGTGAACAGGCCTTTTTCAAACATTTGAAAAATAAAGGCGGTATTGAAGGCCTGAACATTGAACTAGTTGGTGAAGATTACGCATATGCCATTCCTGAGGCACAGAAAATTTATCAAGCTTTTCGTGATAAAAATAAAGCGTCTGCAATACTGGGTTGGGGTACTGGAGATACAGAAGCATTACGTCAACAAGTAGCAAATGATAAACTTCCGTTTGTATCTGCTTCTTATTCGGAAAACTTGAAAGATATTGAAGAAAGTCCGTATAATTTCCTTGCTGCTGCTTCATATTCAGATCAAGGTCGTGCAATTTTGAAATGGATACAAGATAGTCACAAGGGAGAAAACCCAACAGTAGCTTTACTTTATAATGACACTGCATTCGGACGCTCGCCTATTGAAGATATTAAAGACTACGCTGCTGAAATTGGTATTGAAATTGTTGATGAGCAAATAATCGATGTTACAGCAACAGAAGCACAATCCCAATTGCTAAATATGAATAAGAAAAATCCGGAATATGCAATTATCCAAGAAACTTGGGGAGCAACAGCAACAATTCTAAGAGATGCAAAGACACTTAATATTGATACACAATTTATTGGTTTAAACTGGGCTTCTGGCGAAGGTGTTATTGATATAGTTGGTGCAGATATTGCAGAAGGGTATATTGGAATCCTTTCCCATGCATTCCCATACGAGGATTTCCCTGGTATGGCCGATGTGAAAGCGTATTTAGATGAGGAAGGTAAAACACTTGAAGATATTGACCAGAAATTTATTCAAGGATGGGCTGCTGCGAAAATAATGGTAGCAGGAATTGAAGAGGCTGCTAAGCTTACAGATGGTGAGATTACAGGAGTAGAGATTCGCGAAGGCCTTGAATCACTCAAAGATTATGATTTGGGTGGATTGGGAGCAAACGTTAGCTTCAGTGCTGACAACCATGCGGGAACAGAACAAACTCGTCTTGGTATCGTGAAAAATGGTAAGTGGGAAGAGTTGAAAGGATACTTTAGTTATAAGGAATAA
- a CDS encoding branched-chain amino acid ABC transporter permease, which produces MRNPFVNESGNYKTSYIKDMKMFGSTGAKIRSVLLISVILLLPLFISNYVIGLLTLCAIASIGAIGLNILTGYTGQISIGVGAFLGVGGYTAAILTSTVGLSFWVALPLAGVVTAVIGGLFGIPSLRLKGLYLAIATIAAQVIILFVISRWDSLTGGTSGMVLNRPTVGSFSLSSNTSYYYLCVVILIFTVIYATNLIRTRTGRAFLAVRDRDVAAQIMGINLFKYKIMAFAISSFFVGIAGALLAHYTMIVSPELYGMHVSIEYLAMILIGGLGSVLGSILGAIFITLLPVALSLGVDFMAMFMPDLYQILSAFKEFVFGTVIILFLIFEPGGLAHIWNNTKRYFRLWPFSY; this is translated from the coding sequence GTGCGAAATCCATTTGTGAATGAAAGCGGAAATTATAAAACCAGCTATATTAAAGATATGAAAATGTTTGGATCCACAGGCGCTAAAATTAGATCGGTTCTTTTAATTTCAGTCATTCTATTACTCCCACTCTTTATATCCAATTATGTTATCGGGCTCTTAACTTTATGTGCAATTGCTTCAATTGGCGCGATTGGGCTTAATATTCTAACGGGTTACACGGGACAGATATCAATAGGTGTGGGAGCCTTTTTAGGCGTAGGCGGTTACACAGCTGCAATTTTAACATCGACAGTAGGGTTAAGTTTTTGGGTTGCATTGCCCTTAGCTGGTGTTGTAACAGCGGTGATTGGTGGTTTGTTCGGAATTCCATCTCTTAGATTGAAAGGTTTGTACTTGGCGATCGCTACAATTGCCGCACAGGTCATTATCCTTTTTGTTATCAGTCGATGGGATAGCTTAACAGGTGGAACGTCAGGTATGGTTCTGAACCGTCCAACTGTTGGTAGTTTTTCACTTTCAAGCAATACGAGTTATTACTATCTTTGTGTTGTAATTCTTATATTTACAGTTATTTATGCCACAAATTTAATCAGAACACGAACAGGACGAGCTTTCCTGGCAGTGCGTGATCGTGATGTTGCCGCTCAAATTATGGGGATAAATTTATTTAAATATAAAATCATGGCTTTTGCAATAAGTTCGTTTTTTGTTGGAATTGCTGGTGCGTTACTTGCGCATTACACGATGATTGTAAGTCCCGAACTTTATGGTATGCATGTATCAATCGAATACCTGGCAATGATATTGATTGGGGGATTGGGCAGTGTACTTGGCTCAATATTAGGAGCAATCTTTATTACGCTTTTACCTGTAGCACTAAGTCTGGGAGTGGATTTTATGGCGATGTTCATGCCAGATTTGTATCAAATCCTATCCGCATTCAAAGAGTTTGTATTTGGTACTGTAATCATTTTATTCCTAATCTTTGAACCAGGTGGTTTGGCTCATATATGGAATAATACAAAGAGGTACTTTAGATTATGGCCATTTTCTTATTAA
- a CDS encoding branched-chain amino acid ABC transporter permease, producing the protein MIFFLQMLITGIVVGSIYGLVALGFVLIYRASDALNLANGELVIVGAYICLTLMTAYKIPFIFALLITLVFSAVLGLVVERLVIRPLQNAPVISVIMATIGLSSLLAGAVHMIWGHQTKKFSPIFPTKPINVSGIIITPVYLWSFAVVIALLIIFSLFFKFSKMGIAMRAVADDQQAALSMGISVKSVYATTWAIASVVAAVGGVLLGNINGVSPGMAAIGLTVLPVVILGGLDSILGAIIGGFIIGILQNMAGGYLDPLVGGGLKDVAPFIVVLLILMIKPYGLFGKGGIERV; encoded by the coding sequence ATGATTTTTTTCCTTCAAATGCTTATCACAGGAATCGTAGTGGGAAGTATCTACGGACTTGTAGCACTTGGATTTGTCCTAATCTATAGGGCGAGTGATGCGTTAAACTTAGCAAATGGTGAATTGGTTATTGTAGGGGCTTACATTTGTTTAACCTTAATGACTGCTTATAAAATCCCTTTTATATTCGCTTTGCTTATTACGCTCGTATTTAGTGCAGTCCTGGGACTAGTTGTAGAAAGACTCGTAATTCGACCCTTACAAAATGCACCTGTCATATCAGTTATTATGGCTACAATCGGGCTATCAAGTTTGCTCGCTGGAGCGGTACATATGATTTGGGGTCATCAAACGAAAAAGTTTTCACCTATATTCCCGACAAAACCAATCAATGTTTCTGGAATAATTATTACACCCGTATATCTTTGGTCATTTGCTGTTGTTATCGCGCTTCTGATCATTTTCTCATTGTTCTTCAAGTTTTCGAAAATGGGTATTGCGATGCGTGCCGTTGCAGACGATCAGCAAGCCGCGTTGTCAATGGGGATAAGTGTAAAATCGGTTTACGCGACAACTTGGGCAATTGCTTCAGTAGTTGCTGCTGTTGGTGGGGTTCTTTTAGGGAATATAAATGGCGTAAGTCCAGGAATGGCTGCTATAGGACTAACTGTACTCCCGGTTGTTATTCTTGGGGGGCTTGACAGTATTCTGGGCGCAATTATCGGTGGATTTATCATTGGAATCCTACAAAATATGGCTGGAGGGTATTTAGATCCGCTCGTTGGTGGAGGTCTGAAAGATGTCGCTCCATTTATAGTAGTTCTTCTTATATTAATGATAAAACCGTATGGCTTATTTGGAAAAGGTGGAATAGAAAGGGTGTGA
- a CDS encoding AMP-binding protein → MSSEQTLPKLLAERAANETNEVALRQKDLGIWNEITWGDYYKTVEQLAIVLSKEYDFKRGEKLALIGENRPQWLISQMAAQVLGGISVGVYQESLTHQLVYYLNDCGARIVIVEDQEQVDKLLEIEEQIPLVEHIIYYNKHGMRHYKHPKLSNLDDALVIGNTLVKENPDFFRNKTDCLLENDIAIIAYSAATTGNPKGAMLSHSNLIAAAENLNAIDPSEKKNDYFSFLPLAWIHEQVLSITIPLLTGMVVNFPEKPHTVMVDLREIGPQTLLAPPRVYQTLMSNFTIRMEGSSWFKKKVYHSFKKVGDKVTKAKLDKQPISFGDKLMYKLGDWLVFSPIRDHFGLARIKRAYIAGAALESESYYFFHSIGVNVKQSYGGTELAGIAFVHRDDDINIKSAGVPLPYTEVKIAEDGQILVRNPAIFSQYLHEEDRKKVVDGWITLGDCGRIDDDGHLYILDRKEDIVTTVSDEKIYPSMIENKLRASPYIQEAICFGKNNPYMVAILNIDMNSVGRWADKNRIVYTTYSELARDPEVVKFIEKEVTRLMSQLPEKARVKKVAILHKQFNADDGELTRTLKVRRKYIEEKYHTLIEGLYSEVHEVKIMDDGKESAVEINLQVVQLEIKQEVA, encoded by the coding sequence ATGAGTTCGGAACAAACATTACCTAAACTTTTGGCTGAGCGAGCAGCGAATGAAACAAACGAAGTGGCATTAAGGCAAAAAGATTTAGGGATTTGGAATGAAATTACTTGGGGTGACTATTACAAAACTGTTGAGCAGCTAGCGATTGTTCTTTCTAAGGAATATGATTTCAAAAGAGGTGAGAAACTGGCGCTTATAGGTGAGAACCGACCTCAGTGGTTAATTTCACAAATGGCTGCCCAGGTCTTAGGCGGTATATCTGTTGGAGTCTATCAAGAGTCATTGACACATCAGTTAGTTTACTACTTAAATGATTGTGGCGCTCGTATAGTTATCGTTGAAGATCAGGAACAAGTTGATAAGTTACTTGAAATAGAAGAACAGATTCCGCTTGTAGAGCACATCATTTATTATAATAAACATGGAATGCGTCATTACAAGCATCCGAAATTATCAAATCTTGATGATGCATTAGTGATTGGTAATACTTTAGTAAAAGAAAATCCAGACTTTTTTCGAAATAAAACTGATTGCTTGCTTGAGAATGACATTGCAATTATTGCATACAGCGCTGCAACGACTGGAAACCCGAAAGGTGCAATGCTTTCACATAGTAATCTAATCGCAGCGGCTGAAAATTTGAATGCAATCGATCCCTCAGAAAAGAAGAATGATTATTTCTCGTTTTTACCACTTGCTTGGATTCATGAACAAGTGCTAAGTATTACAATCCCATTACTAACAGGAATGGTGGTCAATTTTCCAGAAAAACCACATACTGTTATGGTGGATTTGCGTGAAATTGGTCCACAAACACTTTTGGCACCTCCAAGGGTTTATCAGACGTTAATGTCGAATTTCACAATCCGTATGGAAGGATCCAGTTGGTTCAAGAAAAAAGTCTATCATTCATTTAAAAAAGTCGGCGATAAAGTTACCAAAGCAAAGCTTGACAAGCAACCGATTTCATTTGGTGACAAATTGATGTACAAACTTGGAGATTGGCTTGTTTTCAGTCCAATTCGTGATCATTTTGGTTTAGCCCGAATTAAAAGAGCATACATTGCGGGGGCTGCACTAGAATCAGAGTCTTACTACTTTTTTCATAGTATTGGTGTAAATGTGAAGCAATCTTACGGGGGGACGGAGCTTGCTGGAATCGCATTTGTTCACCGTGACGACGACATTAATATCAAAAGTGCAGGGGTACCACTTCCGTATACAGAGGTGAAGATAGCTGAAGATGGCCAAATTTTAGTAAGAAATCCTGCAATATTCTCACAATATTTACATGAAGAAGATCGCAAGAAAGTTGTAGATGGATGGATTACTTTAGGGGATTGCGGTCGTATCGATGATGATGGACATCTTTACATTCTGGATCGAAAAGAAGATATCGTTACTACAGTAAGCGATGAAAAGATATATCCAAGTATGATTGAAAACAAATTGAGGGCGAGCCCTTATATTCAAGAGGCCATATGCTTTGGCAAAAACAATCCCTATATGGTCGCAATACTGAATATAGACATGAATAGTGTCGGACGATGGGCTGACAAGAATCGAATTGTGTATACCACATATTCTGAATTGGCCAGGGATCCTGAGGTTGTTAAATTTATTGAAAAAGAAGTGACGAGATTAATGAGTCAGCTTCCAGAGAAAGCGCGAGTTAAAAAAGTTGCGATTCTCCATAAACAATTTAATGCAGATGATGGAGAATTGACTCGTACTTTGAAGGTGAGAAGAAAGTATATTGAAGAAAAATATCATACGCTGATCGAGGGTCTTTATTCAGAAGTTCACGAAGTAAAAATAATGGACGATGGCAAGGAATCCGCCGTGGAGATAAATCTACAAGTCGTTCAGTTGGAAATAAAGCAGGAGGTGGCGTAA
- a CDS encoding ABC transporter ATP-binding protein: MLEIENISLQFGGVKALDEVSYHIEEGEIFSLIGPNGAGKTSMLNCISGLYHPTNGSIRFKGQEIVNMKPDKRTNLGIARAFQNIALFEHMSVLDNLKLGRHALMNTGPISGGLYFGKASKEEIAHRKEVEKVIDFLELQDIRHTPVGTLPYGLQKRVEVGRALALQPELILLDEPMAGMNSAEKDLMARFILDMHEVMQITVVLIEHDLGIVMDLSDHIVVLDFGRQIGFGTPKEIQNNPEVIKAYIGEEKVI, from the coding sequence ATGCTAGAAATAGAAAACATTTCTTTACAATTTGGTGGAGTTAAAGCTTTGGATGAAGTTAGCTATCATATCGAAGAAGGAGAAATCTTCTCCCTTATTGGACCAAATGGTGCTGGTAAAACGAGTATGCTCAACTGCATCAGTGGATTGTATCACCCAACAAATGGGTCAATTCGATTTAAAGGGCAAGAAATAGTTAATATGAAGCCGGACAAGCGCACAAATCTTGGAATTGCACGTGCTTTTCAAAATATTGCTTTGTTCGAGCATATGTCTGTACTTGATAACTTGAAATTAGGAAGACATGCTTTGATGAATACGGGACCAATAAGTGGGGGACTTTACTTCGGAAAAGCATCAAAAGAAGAAATTGCTCACCGTAAAGAAGTAGAGAAAGTAATTGATTTTTTAGAACTTCAGGACATTCGTCACACACCGGTGGGTACGCTTCCATATGGATTACAAAAGCGGGTAGAAGTTGGCAGAGCATTAGCTTTACAACCCGAGTTAATTTTGTTAGATGAACCAATGGCAGGGATGAACAGTGCTGAAAAAGACTTGATGGCACGTTTTATTTTAGATATGCATGAAGTGATGCAAATTACAGTTGTGTTAATTGAACATGATTTAGGTATCGTCATGGACTTGTCCGATCACATTGTTGTATTGGATTTTGGCAGGCAAATTGGTTTTGGTACACCAAAAGAAATACAAAACAATCCAGAAGTAATAAAGGCTTATATTGGGGAAGAAAAAGTTATCTAG
- a CDS encoding helix-turn-helix domain-containing protein, translating into MITIEVDRKKLKELYLQKIDEHLKELESEVFFMNSKQLGTYLNMSWNTIVIHLLHDEEFPKIRLGSKWLFHKKEVGKYMEKYYNEVRKNGGSIVNYNRK; encoded by the coding sequence ATGATTACCATAGAAGTTGATCGAAAAAAGCTAAAAGAGCTCTACCTTCAGAAAATAGATGAACATTTAAAAGAACTTGAATCAGAAGTGTTTTTCATGAATTCAAAGCAATTAGGGACATATTTAAATATGTCGTGGAATACGATTGTAATCCATCTTTTACATGATGAAGAATTTCCAAAGATACGCCTAGGGAGCAAGTGGCTGTTTCATAAAAAAGAGGTCGGTAAATATATGGAGAAGTATTATAATGAGGTTCGTAAAAATGGCGGGAGTATCGTAAATTATAATCGGAAGTGA
- a CDS encoding YjcZ family sporulation protein → MSQGYGRSGFALIVVLFILLIIVGAAWVN, encoded by the coding sequence ATGAGTCAGGGTTATGGACGAAGTGGATTTGCATTGATTGTTGTATTGTTTATCCTATTAATTATTGTTGGCGCAGCATGGGTAAACTAA